A stretch of Trichomycterus rosablanca isolate fTriRos1 chromosome 8, fTriRos1.hap1, whole genome shotgun sequence DNA encodes these proteins:
- the LOC134319570 gene encoding trichohyalin-like: MNMFSCWTLPSDEDEPHRRVNEPEKKVKKRKWWQRRQKVEMQDGEDEKGNGVKGEEMGQGVEQKVLEDQADQIPKMEKQVVLGKNKPEKKVKKRKWWQRRQKVEIQVAARDLVEEPEQVVLKDQRKPVKKVVLVFEIEMKKEERQVDPVEKPDQVMKKVERQVAPLNVVEEPEQVILIDQWKEQVKNRVRFIENEMKKVERQVAQLNLVEEPEQVILKEQVKNRVRFIENEMKKAERQVDPVEKPDQVMKKAERQVAPLNLVEEPEQVILKEQVKNRVRFIENEMKKAERQVDPVEKPDQVMKKVERQVAPLNVVEEPEQVILIDQWKEQVKNRVRFIENEMKKAERQVDPVEKPDQVMKKAERQVDPVEKTDQVMKKAERQVAPVDTVEKPKQVVKNQIDIKKPNLEEKMVLKNLERMENKRLEKQVLQLDQMTKVEEEQLQDDVLVPLIVEAQPGESGALMEIACEDEGVPMPKSRRTSLRTKRPEPATRSSEVLSSASLLC; this comes from the exons ATGAACATGTTCTCCTGTTGGACCTTGCCATCTGACGAAGACGAGCCGCACAGGCGGGTAAACGAACCAGAGAAGaaggtaaagaagagaaaatggtggcagagacgccagaaAGTAGAGATGCAGGACGGGGAGGATGAGAAGGGAAACGGGGTAAAGGGTGAAGAGATGGGGCAAGGAGTGGAGCAGAAGGTTTTAGAGGACCAGGCAGACCAAATACCAAAGATGGAGAAGCAGGTGGTTCTGggaaaaaacaaacctgagaaaaaagtaaagaagagaaaatggtggcagagacgccagaaGGTAGAGATTCAGGTGGCCGCACGggacctggtggaagaaccagagcaggtcgtCCTAAAGGACCAGAGGaaaccagtaaagaaggtgGTTCTGGTTTTTGAGATTGAGATGAAGAAGgaagagaggcaggtggacccagtggaaaaaccagaccaggtcatgaagaaggtagagaggcaggtggccccGCTGAAcgtggtggaagaaccagagcaggtcatcctgATAGACCAGTGGAAGGAACAagtaaaaaatagggttcgtttcatagagaatgagatgaagaaggtagagaggcaggtggcccagttgaacctggtggaagaaccagagcaggtcatcctaaaggaacaggtaaaaaatagggttcgtttcatagagaatgagatgaagaaggcagagaggcaggtggacccagtggaaaaaccagaccaggtcatgaagaaggcagagaggcaggtggccccgctgaacctggtggaagaaccagagcaggtcatcctaaaggaacaggtaaaaaatagggttcgtttcatagagaatgagatgaagaaggcagagaggcaggtggacccagtggaaaaaccagaccaggtcatgaagaaggtagagaggcaggtggccccGCTGAAcgtggtggaagaaccagagcaggtcatcctgATAGACCAGTGGAAGGAACAagtaaaaaatagggttcgtttcatagagaatgagatgaagaaggcagagaggcaggtggacccagtggaaaaaccagaccaggtcatgaagaaggcagagaggcaggtggacccagtggaaaaaacagaccaggtcatgaagaaggcagagaggcaggtggccccGGTGGACACAGTGGAAAAACCAAAGCAGGTAGTAAAGAACCAGATTGACATAAAGAAGCCAAATTTAGAGGAGAAAATGGTCCTCAAAAACCTGGAGAGGATGGAGAACAAAAGGCTGGAGAAGCAGGTGCTTCAGCTGGACCAGATGACGAAGGTGGAAGAAGAGCAGCTGCAGGACGACGTTCTTGTTCCCCTCATCGTTGAAGCCCAACCTGGAGAGTCTGGGGCTCTGATGGAGATCGCATGTGAAGATGAAG GCGTCCCGATGCCGAAGTCGAGGAGAACCAGCCTGAGAACCAAACGCCCAGAACCGGCTACAAGATCCTCAGAGGTTTTGTCATCAGCGTCGCTGTTGTGTTGA